A section of the Streptomyces sp. CG1 genome encodes:
- a CDS encoding alpha-hydroxy acid oxidase, translated as MTEVTEAGQPSRPQSVAEFSDAACDVISPAAWDFISGGSGAERSVAANLRAFDNLYVAPRMLRDVSHVSTASRLVGTEASLPVAIAPMAYHGLVHPQSEAATARAAKAAGVPFTVAMLSGTPVERIAESGADLWFQLYWLRDRGATKELVSRAEAAGCQALMLTVDVPRLGRRLKDQRNGFALPPDVYAAHFRGEAAIGAQRAPASGSAVASHTTEMFDPSLAWSDIEWLRERTRLPLVVKGILTREDALMAMRSGVDALVVSNHGGRQLDGAVPGLTVLPEIRAAVGDTVEVLVDGGIRSGADVLKALARGADGVLLGRPILYGLAVGGESGVDAVLSLLREELETDLALSGCRTVGEAAHLTTYEFSASSSTGTATW; from the coding sequence GTGACGGAGGTGACGGAGGCCGGGCAACCGAGTCGGCCGCAATCCGTGGCCGAGTTCTCCGACGCGGCCTGCGACGTGATATCGCCCGCCGCTTGGGATTTCATCTCCGGCGGCAGCGGTGCAGAGCGGAGCGTGGCGGCCAATCTGCGCGCCTTCGACAACCTGTATGTGGCGCCGCGGATGCTGCGGGACGTATCGCATGTGTCGACCGCATCCCGCCTGGTCGGCACCGAAGCGAGCCTGCCGGTGGCCATCGCGCCGATGGCCTACCACGGGCTGGTACATCCGCAGAGCGAGGCGGCCACCGCACGCGCGGCGAAGGCGGCGGGCGTACCGTTCACCGTGGCGATGCTCAGCGGGACACCGGTGGAGCGCATCGCCGAGTCGGGTGCCGACCTGTGGTTCCAGCTGTACTGGCTGCGGGACCGGGGCGCCACGAAGGAACTGGTGAGCCGGGCCGAAGCCGCGGGCTGCCAGGCGCTCATGCTCACCGTCGACGTGCCCCGACTGGGCCGCCGCCTCAAAGACCAGCGCAACGGCTTCGCACTGCCGCCCGACGTCTACGCCGCCCACTTCCGCGGCGAGGCCGCGATCGGAGCGCAACGGGCCCCGGCCTCAGGCTCGGCCGTCGCCTCGCACACCACCGAGATGTTCGACCCCTCATTGGCGTGGAGCGACATCGAATGGCTGCGGGAGCGCACCCGGCTGCCGCTCGTGGTGAAGGGCATCCTGACTCGCGAGGACGCCCTCATGGCGATGCGCTCGGGCGTGGACGCGCTGGTGGTCTCCAATCACGGCGGGCGTCAGCTCGACGGAGCCGTGCCCGGACTCACGGTGCTGCCGGAGATCCGGGCCGCAGTGGGAGACACGGTGGAAGTACTCGTCGACGGCGGCATCCGATCAGGGGCGGACGTACTCAAGGCCCTGGCTCGCGGCGCCGACGGCGTCCTGCTGGGGCGGCCGATCCTCTACGGGCTCGCCGTCGGCGGCGAGTCGGGCGTCGACGCCGTGCTGTCGCTGTTGCGCGAGGAACTCGAGACGGATCTCGCCCTGTCCGGCTGCCGTACCGTCGGCGAAGCCGCCCACCTGACAACCTACGAATTCAGCGCTTCCAGCAGTACGGGGACTGCAACATGGTGA
- a CDS encoding malate synthase G, translating to MSIADVAADARVRIGALRVARAFRDFVEREALPGIGVAAGEFWAGFEQLIDDLAPRNRALLDRRRALQDSVDAWHTEHRGEDFDADAYRRYLTEIGYLVATPEPFSVDTAGTDAEITRIAGPQLLVPVVDEPFVLEGVNARWGSLYRALYKTDVIPQGDTGERREAVIDFARGLLDVMAPLDEGSHAKSTRYQVADGALRVQVADGTFSTLAPAARLAGFRGDPARPSVVLIEHHHLYVEIRFDPDGAFGRLDAAGIQDVVPESGISTIMDFEDCVAAVDVTDKIEVYRAWLRLMRGSYTTRHGGGMHPDRRYTAPDGSRISLPGRALLFARIVGQLMTTDAILDHEGAEVPEVIVDAVIATLAALHDLRGDTSRVNSRAGAVYLAVPKLHGPDEFAFIDELFGRIERLLGLPDHTVKLGLLDEERRTTVNLAACLEAVRHRVVSTNNGLLDRTADEIHTSMAAGPMVPKTAMKTQDWQMAYEQWHVDTCLAHGLQGRALIGLGMWPTPERMSDLFASKIGQLALGAGMTWVPTAVAATLHAVHYHQVDIADVQREIAAAGPRRSLGELLRPPVAETLTDLRRELDAHCYTVLGYAVRWVERAVASSPMPAFDGVVVLEDRATIRMSTQLLANWLHHNVITVRDVDEGLRRTAAVLDERLHDEPGYRPLLPAREASLAWQAARELIIRGATAPNGYTEPVLYRFRREQKARTA from the coding sequence ATGAGCATCGCTGACGTCGCCGCGGACGCGCGGGTCCGGATCGGGGCCCTGCGGGTCGCGCGCGCGTTCCGGGATTTCGTGGAACGGGAGGCTCTCCCCGGCATCGGCGTGGCTGCCGGGGAGTTCTGGGCCGGATTCGAGCAGCTGATCGACGACCTCGCGCCGCGCAATCGCGCACTGCTGGACCGGCGCCGCGCACTGCAGGACAGCGTGGACGCCTGGCACACCGAGCACCGCGGCGAGGACTTCGACGCGGACGCGTATCGCCGGTACCTGACCGAGATCGGCTACCTGGTTGCGACACCGGAGCCCTTCTCCGTGGACACCGCCGGTACGGACGCGGAGATCACGCGGATCGCCGGTCCGCAGCTGCTGGTTCCGGTGGTCGACGAGCCCTTCGTTCTCGAAGGGGTCAACGCCCGATGGGGATCGCTGTATCGCGCCCTGTACAAGACCGACGTGATTCCTCAGGGCGACACCGGTGAACGCCGCGAGGCGGTCATCGACTTCGCCCGAGGCCTTCTCGACGTGATGGCGCCGCTCGACGAGGGCTCGCACGCGAAATCGACGCGCTATCAAGTCGCCGACGGTGCGCTGCGCGTGCAGGTGGCCGACGGCACGTTCAGCACACTGGCCCCTGCGGCGCGGCTGGCCGGATTCCGCGGTGATCCCGCTCGGCCGTCGGTCGTGCTGATCGAACATCATCACCTGTACGTCGAGATCCGGTTCGACCCGGATGGCGCGTTCGGCCGTCTCGACGCGGCCGGCATCCAGGATGTGGTCCCGGAATCCGGGATCTCCACGATCATGGACTTCGAGGACTGCGTCGCTGCCGTTGATGTCACGGACAAGATCGAGGTCTACCGCGCTTGGTTGCGTCTGATGCGCGGCAGCTACACCACGCGGCACGGTGGCGGCATGCATCCCGATCGCCGGTACACGGCCCCGGACGGCAGCCGCATATCCCTGCCCGGGCGGGCACTGCTGTTCGCCCGGATCGTCGGGCAGTTGATGACCACGGACGCGATCCTCGACCACGAGGGCGCCGAGGTGCCGGAAGTCATCGTCGACGCGGTGATCGCCACCCTCGCGGCGCTGCACGACCTGCGGGGCGACACCTCCCGCGTGAACTCCCGTGCCGGTGCGGTGTATCTGGCGGTGCCGAAACTGCACGGTCCTGACGAGTTCGCCTTCATCGATGAGCTCTTCGGCCGCATCGAGCGCTTGCTCGGACTGCCGGATCACACGGTGAAACTCGGTCTCCTTGACGAGGAGCGGCGCACCACCGTCAACCTGGCGGCGTGCCTCGAGGCGGTACGGCATCGAGTCGTCTCCACCAACAACGGCCTGCTCGACCGAACTGCCGACGAGATCCACACGTCGATGGCGGCCGGGCCCATGGTGCCCAAGACCGCCATGAAGACCCAAGACTGGCAGATGGCGTACGAGCAGTGGCACGTCGACACCTGCCTGGCCCATGGCCTTCAGGGGCGGGCACTGATCGGTCTCGGCATGTGGCCCACGCCCGAGCGGATGAGCGACCTGTTCGCGTCCAAGATCGGCCAGCTCGCTCTGGGCGCGGGGATGACCTGGGTGCCGACCGCCGTCGCCGCGACTCTGCACGCCGTGCACTACCACCAGGTGGACATCGCCGACGTGCAGCGCGAGATCGCGGCGGCCGGACCGCGACGTTCGCTCGGCGAGCTCCTGCGCCCGCCGGTCGCCGAAACCCTCACCGACCTGCGGAGGGAGTTGGACGCCCACTGCTACACCGTTCTCGGCTATGCGGTGCGCTGGGTCGAGCGTGCCGTCGCCAGTTCCCCGATGCCCGCCTTCGACGGTGTCGTCGTACTCGAAGACCGCGCCACGATACGGATGTCGACCCAACTGCTGGCGAACTGGCTGCACCACAACGTGATCACCGTGCGGGATGTGGACGAGGGTCTACGCCGGACGGCGGCGGTCCTCGACGAGCGCCTCCACGACGAACCGGGTTACCGGCCGCTGCTCCCTGCACGGGAAGCCTCCCTCGCGTGGCAGGCGGCCCGCGAACTGATCATCCGGGGCGCGACGGCGCCGAACGGCTATACCGAACCGGTGCTGTACCGATTCCGTCGCGAACAGAAGGCCCGGACAGCGTGA
- a CDS encoding quinone oxidoreductase: protein MHAVVVTEPGGPDALRYRRMPDPVPGPGEVLVRTRAIGVNYRDVYVRRGEYPAELPVPGLEGAGEVLAAGEGAEVAVGDRVAWAYGRASYAELVAVPADQCVPVPDGIDWQVAGGALLQGMTAHYLLESVYRPTPGDSILVHAGAGGMGQLLVQWAAARGAKVITTVSTDEKEKLAREAGAWHVLRYGDDLAEHIRELTGGEGVSAAYDGVGAATFESSLASLRPRGTLALFGSASGRVPPFDLQRLAELGSLFVTRPMLPHFVRTRAEVLWRANEVFSAISEDILRIRFGGTYALPDAAQAHRAIESRATAGSLVLLPA, encoded by the coding sequence GTGCACGCAGTAGTGGTGACCGAGCCCGGCGGCCCTGATGCCCTTCGTTACCGGCGGATGCCGGACCCGGTTCCCGGGCCGGGCGAGGTGCTGGTGCGGACCAGAGCGATCGGCGTGAACTACCGCGACGTGTACGTGCGCAGAGGGGAGTACCCCGCTGAACTCCCCGTTCCGGGCCTCGAAGGAGCAGGCGAGGTCCTGGCGGCGGGCGAGGGAGCCGAGGTCGCCGTCGGGGATCGAGTGGCCTGGGCGTACGGCAGGGCCAGCTATGCCGAACTCGTGGCCGTGCCGGCCGATCAGTGCGTGCCGGTGCCCGACGGGATCGACTGGCAGGTCGCAGGTGGGGCGCTGCTGCAGGGAATGACCGCGCACTACCTCTTGGAGTCGGTGTACCGACCGACGCCGGGAGACTCGATCCTGGTTCACGCGGGTGCCGGCGGCATGGGCCAGCTTCTGGTGCAGTGGGCCGCGGCGCGAGGTGCCAAGGTGATCACCACCGTGTCCACCGACGAGAAGGAGAAGCTCGCCCGGGAGGCCGGGGCCTGGCACGTGCTGCGATACGGAGACGATCTCGCCGAACATATCCGGGAACTGACGGGCGGCGAAGGTGTCTCCGCCGCCTACGACGGCGTCGGTGCGGCCACCTTCGAGTCGAGCCTCGCCTCGCTTCGGCCGCGGGGCACACTCGCGTTGTTCGGATCCGCGAGCGGCCGAGTGCCGCCGTTCGATCTGCAGCGTCTCGCCGAACTGGGTTCGCTGTTCGTGACCCGGCCGATGCTGCCGCACTTCGTCCGTACCCGCGCCGAGGTTCTGTGGCGCGCGAACGAGGTCTTCAGCGCGATATCCGAAGACATACTGCGCATACGGTTCGGTGGCACCTACGCCTTGCCCGACGCGGCGCAGGCCCATCGGGCGATCGAGTCCCGCGCCACAGCCGGTTCACTCGTGCTGCTGCCGGCATGA